The sequence below is a genomic window from Aureispira sp. CCB-E.
GTTAACAGCAACACAACTAGAATTGTTTCTTTCATAACCATCCTCACAAATACAAGTACCATTACTACAAGTACCATTATTACAAACTACCCCTGAACAAGGATCACAAGAAACAACTGTTAATGCTCCCATAATCATCATAGCAAAACCTGCTAAAGAATTCATCAATGTTTTCATAAATCATTTTTTAAATTGAATAATTTTACTCTAATACCTTTTACAAACATCTACTAAAGTCTTACAAATCAATGCCAAGCAACCAACCTACTGTCAATTTGATCTCGATTAAACACATAAATTAGGCAAACATTTCATGACTTAATACTCTGTTGATAACTGGCTACCTCTAAATATAAAAACAAAAAAGCACCTCTAAAAATAGAAGTACTTTTATTTATTGATTGATTAAATTATTGTCAAGCAAATAAACGGAAAACAATCATAGATATATTTTCAGCTCCTTCAAGTATCATTGCTTAATCAACTTTCGTTGAATACGTTGATCGTTCATCGTCAATGCAACAACATAAGTAGCAGTTGGGATATCTTCCAAATCTAGTTCAATCTTATTCAATCCTAAAACTGTTCTTAGAGTACCTTCTTTTATCGTCTGTCCAACAATGTCTTGAATTTCATAAGTCAGTTCTGCTTCTGCATCAGCATCAAACTCTACAAAAAAGGTTCCTTTTGTTGGGTTAGGATAAATTGCAACGCCTCCCAAATTATCATCTCCACGAGACAAGACAACGGTATTAGAATATTCAAAGCTTCCATCTTGAGTCAATGATTTTAAACGATAGTATCTAGAACCTATACCAGGAAGCACATCGGTATAACTATAATTAGTTAAAGAATTTCCATTATTTAATGCTACTGTTTCTGATAAGACAGCAAAATCTATCCCATTAGTAGAACGCTCCAAAACATATCGGTCTACTTGCTTTTCGTCTTGAACCTCCCATGTCAAAAGATTATCTACATCATTCTTCACTCCACTAAAAGAAACTAATTTGGTGTTTAATAAAATAATAGAAGAGCTAATTGTAAACAAATCGGCTCCTTCTGTATCTACGATAACCAAGTAAACTTCACCAGGGTTTCCTGTTGTTGTTAAAGTCAAATCCCCTAGAGGCAAGCCAGATGTTGCATTGGTTCCCACATCATTACAATCAACAAAACTACCACCAGTAAACGTTGGGCAAGCAGCATTTACTGGTCCATACAGAGCAGCTTGTACTCCTGTTATGCCTGCACCAGCTCCTGACACCAAAACATTTAATATAGATGGTCCTGTGGGAGCACATTCTACGGTGTAAAAAATAGGCTGTTGAGTTAAGTCCATCCCTCCAGAACAAGGAAATCTACCATAAACACTTCTAGCCGCTGCATACTGTTGCAAATCATCCCCAATAGCATTAGGGCGAGCATTAATTGGTCCAGGATTATAACTTGGCACACAGATATTATTAACAATCTCTGAGAAAGTACCGCCTCCATTTGTAGCACTTTGAGCACCTATACATCCCGATGTATTCCACCAATCTACAGTCGTACTAATCCCATTTCCTGATGGTTGCGTAATTGGTGTAATATTCAAATTCATTCCTACAAAATCAATACAAGCATTAGAACACTCTGCATCGGTGGTTGTCGTCCATGTTGCGCCCACACTCAAAGGATTGCCATCATTAGTATTAAAATTCAAACCAAACAACTGGCAATTGGCTCCTGCCACTGCTGCTGAATAATCTTGTAATGGAAAAATTCCATTTGTTTCCATAGCAACAACAAGATCATTACAAACCAAGCAATAGGTTTGAGTATGCCCTGTGGTATTATAATTCAAGGCCAAAGTATTCAACGTATCTATCTCACAAATTGTCATCTCCTCACACACCACAATTGGACAGCCCGAGCCATAAGGTAATGAATAATCCAAACAATTATTCACATCATCATTACCATAAACCTCTACATTAAACCAAGGCTGCCCCACCACTAACAAAGGGGCGACTGCTGCTGATTCATTATTATCATAATTAACAGCATATAAATTATAAAATCCAGCTGGAACAGCCAAAAAGTCAGGTGTTGGGCTCGTAGCAAAAATATTTCCTTGATTATCTACTAGGACATATACATGCGTATACAACAGTGGATTTGCTGCATTGCCTGTAGGTGGAGTTCCTTGTACGATTCCTGTTATATTATTAATAAAGTCACATTGTGCTGTAGCAGGTTGACTAAAAAGTCCACACAAAAGGAATAATGTTCCTATGCTAAACAGTTGACAATGCTTTGTTATATAGCTAGTCATAATTGTTTTTTTTCAAGTTTGAACATTACCAATTTCCTGCATCTGCAGCACAAGGGGTTGGATTTACAATACCACAATTTGTCGCCGCAGTGTTTCCTCCTGCTGCTGTTAAAGTGATGTCCTGTACCACATTGGCGTAATTTGTTACCACCAATACATAAATTTCACCTACAGCAACTCCTGTCAAGCTAACTTGCTCTGTTGGTGACGTGCTGTAACTACAATCGACAGGAGCTGGTAAAGTTCCACAAGCTGCATTAGCAGCGGCAACATTAGCGTAAGGTCCCCAAATAGCAAAATCAATATCCGAAACAGCAGACAAATCAAATATTAAATTCCCTGCTGTCGATATTTCAAAATAATACCAAGATGGATTAGGTTGTGTCAACAAACAACCATAATCATTTCCGCCTGCTGCTGTTGAACCAATACCCGCAGTATAACAATACGTGTTATCGGTACAAATTGGTTGAGCTTGCGCACAGCTATTTCCTCCCGCACCTCCTGCACATGGACCTGATCCAGAACCACCTCCATCGTGTACGCAAATATCAAATGTTCCATTGTTATCTCCGCCGTACTCCCATACTCTAATCCAAATAGTTTCTCCTGGCACCAAAGTATTTTGATCAATCATTGCCATGGCTCCATTGGCACTATCATCATCGTCACAATCTAGCTCTGTTAAAGCGCCACAAGTTCCTCTATAAATTGCCATTCCCCCATCTGTAATAACGCCCGTATTGGTATCAAAAATCAAATGTCCTGAAGCAGGCACAGTTACTGTAAACCACACATCCGCACCGTTGTAATTGGCACAAGTTGGAACCGTTGTTCCTGCTGTTAAGCTTGAATTTCCTGCCCCTGCATTAGTAAACGTTGAAAAGTTACAAGCAGCACCTACAGTTAATGCTGTTGCCGTACAAGGCTCATCATTACTTGGTCCACTAGCTGCTGGGTTACCATCTACCACACAAATATCAAATGTTCCATTGTTATCACCTCCATACTCCCATACTCTAACCCAAACCGTTGCTCCTGGTGTCAATGTCGAATTGTCAATCATTGGCATCAACCCATTCGCACTGTCATCATCGTCACATTCTACCAAGGTCAAGGAAGCACATGTGCCAGTGTAGATTGCCATTCCCCCGTCTGTAATAACGCCCGTATTGGTATCAAAAATCAAATGTCCAGATCCTGGTACAGTCACCGTAAACCACACATCTGATCCAACATAGTTGGCGCATCCAGGCGCAGGCGCACTGGCGGTTGCAGTTGCTCCTGCTGTAGTAAAAGAGCCAAAGGAACAAGAAGTATTTACAGCTAAGGCAGAAGCACTACAGGGGTCATCTGCTTGTCCAAATGTATTTTGGAACATGAAGCCAAAGGCCAACAAAAAGAGTGTAAATTTTTTATAATTCATAATATTGGAATTCTATCATTCTTAATTAATTATTTGCTTAATAGCAAACTAGATTTACATACAAATTCAAAAGAACACAGTTATCGTTTCTTTTTTTCAAAGGCTTTTACATCCTCCAGTGTCAATGCAGTCCCTTCATAAATAATCTTATCTTCTAGATTATCAATATAAGTACGCTCTGCCTCTGGACGACTTTCGTAATCTTGTCTAGAAATAATTTTTATATTTCTGTCTCGATTAGAATCTAGCCATTTGGTTAATTTATATTTACGCTCTTCTTGTTTTTTTTCAGCATTTACTATTTCAAGCTTCTTTGCTGTTGCATTTTCACAAATAGTCTTAAAAGAAACATAACTACCTTCTACATTTTTTGCTTCAAAGGCTTCCAAGTCCTTCTGAGTGACCTCTTGATCATAGATCAAAGTCTGTTTATTAGCATCCATAATTGCTTTTACAGAAGGTGACATTTGTTGGTACTCTTTTGTTGAGAGCAAAGTAACATTGCCTTTATTCGCAATAAGCCATTCCTTAATGATTGCTTTCTTCTCTTGATTTTGAGCCGTCGCTGTCCAACTAGACATACAGAGTATCACTACCAAAGAGAAAAATGCTTTCGGGGTCAATTTTTTCATTTTTACAATTTTAAGTTGAATAAAAATAATTAATACATATAGAGTGGTGTCCTTTCATACTCAACCAACTTTTTGTTGGCAATAAGACTATAACGCCATACAAAATATCATTTTAGTTTTGAATCTTATTTAGAATTAGTCATAAACTCCTATACTTTTTTGAAGAATTAAAAAGTCTTCTTAGAAACGTACAAATATCATATTCTAGTCTAATAAGTTACAATTAATTAACAAGTAAATATAAATTAATATCCTACAAAACAACAGTCAAGCCAAATATATAATCAAATAAAAATCAAAAATCAAAACATAGTTTTAACAAAAAGTGTTTTCAAAAAATACGCATATCTAAGAAGTTTTTTATCGAAAAAAAGTTTTCTAGTATCTGATTTCAGCTTTTTTTTTGCAGAATAAATTCACAAAAACATTTTACCCGACATAAAAGCACTATAAAACAATTACATACCGAGTTTTCACTTTTTTATAAAATAACACTTTATGCTCTACACACTTTAGCACATCCTAACAACGCAACAAACATTTGAATTGTACAAACAACTCTATGATTAATTTTTAATAATTTTTATTTAAAAAAATTAAAAAAGACAAAAAAAAATATGCACAAAACTGATTTACAAAATACTACAAGACATTTTTAACCCAAAAAAAACTTTTTTTTATAGCAAAAAGTCTCTTAAACAAAAAAAAAGCCTTTTCTTTACAAGTAGCAATACCCCCAATAATAATATTTCACCAAATAACACTTTTATGTAATATTATTTCATATTGCTTTCACCCCAAATAAATTGATCCCTAAACTCTCTAAATGCAAGAGATTTAATACACAAAAGGCCCCTCATTTATCAAATTAGGCTATTTGTTATCTAAGGTTTCCCATTAAAAATTGTCTCTGAACTTTTTTTAACTTATTAACAAAGTCAACATGAAAAATTTTTTACCAAAACTATTCGTAGTTTTTTGGTTCCTACATG
It includes:
- a CDS encoding T9SS type A sorting domain-containing protein; the encoded protein is MTSYITKHCQLFSIGTLFLLCGLFSQPATAQCDFINNITGIVQGTPPTGNAANPLLYTHVYVLVDNQGNIFATSPTPDFLAVPAGFYNLYAVNYDNNESAAVAPLLVVGQPWFNVEVYGNDDVNNCLDYSLPYGSGCPIVVCEEMTICEIDTLNTLALNYNTTGHTQTYCLVCNDLVVAMETNGIFPLQDYSAAVAGANCQLFGLNFNTNDGNPLSVGATWTTTTDAECSNACIDFVGMNLNITPITQPSGNGISTTVDWWNTSGCIGAQSATNGGGTFSEIVNNICVPSYNPGPINARPNAIGDDLQQYAAARSVYGRFPCSGGMDLTQQPIFYTVECAPTGPSILNVLVSGAGAGITGVQAALYGPVNAACPTFTGGSFVDCNDVGTNATSGLPLGDLTLTTTGNPGEVYLVIVDTEGADLFTISSSIILLNTKLVSFSGVKNDVDNLLTWEVQDEKQVDRYVLERSTNGIDFAVLSETVALNNGNSLTNYSYTDVLPGIGSRYYRLKSLTQDGSFEYSNTVVLSRGDDNLGGVAIYPNPTKGTFFVEFDADAEAELTYEIQDIVGQTIKEGTLRTVLGLNKIELDLEDIPTATYVVALTMNDQRIQRKLIKQ